From a single Calditrichota bacterium genomic region:
- a CDS encoding MBL fold metallo-hydrolase — translation MGKVILQVVFDNLSYLPELKTAWGYSCIVETDSDTILFDAGSDGEILLHNLTKLKIDLKSISAMVISHEHWDHVGGLCAFLQKNSNVTVYVPFSFSAEGENEIFRMGAKVTRVKNKLQIAEKIYSLGELPGSVLEQSLIVDIPEGMVILTGCAHPGIVKIVENAKSLFPQKSVFLVMGGFHLKDNAIYQIREVADQLKQLGVQKVAPSHCSGNFALKYFASGFGNNFINSGVGKKIEIQKGQ, via the coding sequence ATGGGAAAAGTTATTTTACAGGTAGTCTTTGACAATCTGAGTTATTTGCCCGAACTGAAAACAGCCTGGGGATATAGCTGCATCGTCGAAACTGATTCAGACACAATTTTATTCGACGCCGGCAGCGATGGCGAGATTTTGCTGCACAATTTGACCAAATTGAAAATTGATTTAAAATCTATCAGTGCGATGGTTATTTCCCACGAACATTGGGATCACGTTGGTGGTTTGTGTGCATTTTTGCAGAAAAATTCAAATGTCACAGTTTATGTGCCCTTTTCATTTTCAGCAGAGGGGGAAAATGAAATTTTCAGGATGGGCGCGAAAGTAACGCGCGTAAAAAATAAACTGCAAATTGCAGAAAAAATTTATTCGTTGGGGGAATTGCCGGGAAGTGTGTTAGAACAATCGCTGATAGTTGACATACCGGAAGGCATGGTAATTCTCACCGGCTGCGCGCATCCGGGCATTGTGAAAATTGTTGAAAATGCAAAATCACTGTTCCCTCAAAAGTCAGTTTTTCTGGTCATGGGCGGTTTTCATTTGAAAGACAATGCGATTTATCAGATCAGAGAAGTCGCTGATCAATTAAAACAACTTGGAGTGCAGAAAGTCGCTCCGAGTCACTGCTCAGGAAATTTTGCTTTGAAATATTTCGCGTCAGGATTTGGAAATAATTTTATCAATTCAGGGGTTGGTAAAAAAATTGAAATACAGAAGGGGCAATAG
- a CDS encoding DUF5320 domain-containing protein produces MPAGDGTGPMGMGPMTGRAAGYCAGYGRPGYANPIFGRGGFGYGRGLGGYGRGHRNWYWATGQPGWARSGWGAAYPVNYGVAYQAPVAPEQELDILKNQAKSFQDALENVNKRIEELEKESHNE; encoded by the coding sequence ATGCCAGCAGGTGACGGAACAGGACCCATGGGAATGGGCCCCATGACCGGAAGAGCAGCAGGTTATTGCGCTGGTTACGGTAGACCTGGTTATGCGAATCCAATTTTCGGACGCGGCGGCTTTGGTTACGGACGCGGATTGGGCGGTTATGGTCGAGGACATCGTAATTGGTATTGGGCGACGGGACAGCCAGGTTGGGCGCGTTCGGGTTGGGGCGCGGCTTATCCGGTCAATTATGGCGTCGCTTATCAAGCGCCGGTTGCTCCTGAGCAAGAATTGGATATTCTGAAAAATCAGGCGAAATCGTTTCAGGATGCCCTGGAAAATGTGAACAAACGCATTGAAGAATTGGAAAAAGAATCTCATAATGAATAA
- a CDS encoding DUF364 domain-containing protein: MKILHDLVNAVDRNFPVKDVQVGLHWTAVVSRFCGLASSLIDPPPHQNHKISDAGRLHQKSIGELSALIFSASLSEASVGLAALNSLIEIDESKCEPINAFEIIAEKGTDRTIGIIGHFPFVSKLKTVAKKVYVFEKRLQEGDLPASEIENKLPECDIVAISATTLINHTLENVLSFCRKDALKIMLGASTPMLELLFDYGLDVLAGSKVENPEEVLMAVRQGATFKQIHGIKLLARMRK, from the coding sequence ATGAAAATTTTGCACGATCTGGTAAATGCTGTCGATAGAAATTTTCCGGTGAAAGATGTTCAAGTCGGACTCCATTGGACGGCTGTAGTCAGTCGATTTTGCGGGCTGGCGTCGAGTCTGATCGATCCGCCACCGCATCAAAATCACAAAATTAGTGATGCGGGGCGGCTTCATCAAAAGAGCATTGGCGAATTGTCCGCTTTGATTTTTTCTGCCAGTCTGTCGGAGGCAAGCGTTGGACTGGCGGCGCTCAATTCACTGATTGAAATTGACGAAAGCAAATGCGAGCCGATAAATGCTTTTGAGATCATTGCTGAGAAGGGGACTGACAGGACCATTGGAATTATCGGACATTTTCCGTTTGTTTCTAAATTGAAAACAGTGGCGAAAAAAGTTTATGTTTTCGAGAAAAGGTTGCAGGAAGGTGATTTGCCTGCTTCAGAAATTGAGAATAAACTACCCGAATGCGATATCGTTGCTATTTCAGCGACAACTTTGATCAACCACACGCTGGAAAATGTATTGAGTTTTTGCAGAAAAGATGCGTTGAAAATTATGCTTGGCGCGTCAACACCGATGTTGGAGTTACTATTTGACTATGGATTGGATGTTTTAGCAGGAAGTAAAGTGGAAAACCCAGAGGAGGTTTTGATGGCCGTGCGCCAGGGAGCAACGTTCAAACAAATTCACGGGATCAAATTGCTGGCGCGGATGAGGAAATAA
- a CDS encoding radical SAM protein: MSGNKFKHLFGPVPSRRLGISLGVDLVPHKTCSLNCVYCECGKTTDLTVERKQYIPTTDVIEELGEFLKDRPKLDFITFSGSGEPTLHSGIGEICDFIKSNFPEYKLALLTNGTLFFDPAVRQEVKKIDIILPSLDAATEDIFKKINHPHRDLKINAIIDGIVKLRSEFTGKMWLEIFIVPGLNDTSEQIAALKDAVHFIQPDLVQLNTLDRPGTAEWVRQASKKTLEKIAEQLDWETEIIANFKKREQISSYSIDVENAILQMLRRRPCTTADLSASLGKHENEINKYIEALLEKNIIAAKRMSRGNFFLTQTEAEEN, from the coding sequence TTGAGCGGAAATAAATTCAAACATTTATTCGGTCCCGTGCCTTCGCGGCGTTTGGGAATTTCGCTGGGAGTTGATCTGGTTCCGCATAAAACGTGTTCTTTGAATTGTGTCTACTGTGAGTGCGGAAAAACGACTGATTTAACAGTTGAGCGGAAGCAATATATTCCAACAACGGATGTAATTGAAGAATTGGGCGAATTTCTCAAAGATCGTCCAAAATTGGATTTCATCACTTTTTCCGGTTCAGGCGAACCTACCCTGCATTCAGGAATCGGTGAAATTTGTGATTTCATAAAATCAAATTTCCCCGAATACAAATTAGCGTTGCTGACAAACGGCACATTGTTTTTTGATCCGGCAGTAAGGCAGGAAGTCAAAAAGATTGACATTATTCTTCCGTCGCTGGATGCGGCGACCGAAGATATTTTCAAAAAAATCAATCACCCTCATCGAGATCTGAAAATTAACGCCATCATCGACGGGATCGTCAAATTGCGATCTGAATTCACCGGAAAAATGTGGCTGGAAATCTTCATTGTGCCCGGGCTTAATGACACATCGGAACAAATTGCGGCTTTGAAAGACGCGGTTCATTTTATTCAGCCTGATTTGGTGCAATTAAATACGCTTGACAGGCCCGGAACCGCCGAATGGGTTCGGCAGGCATCAAAAAAGACATTAGAAAAAATAGCTGAACAGTTAGATTGGGAAACGGAGATAATTGCAAATTTTAAAAAGAGAGAACAAATAAGCAGCTACAGCATTGATGTGGAAAACGCAATATTGCAAATGCTGCGTCGCCGGCCCTGCACAACGGCGGATCTTTCCGCATCTTTGGGGAAGCATGAAAATGAAATAAACAAATACATTGAAGCCTTGTTGGAGAAAAATATTATTGCTGCAAAAAGAATGTCGCGCGGTAATTTTTTTCTCACTC
- a CDS encoding selenocysteine protein, which yields MVGVLKHSLMITVFVFVMMLIVDFVNVITKGKMSSSLKTNRWSQYSIASFLGATPGCLGAYLNVSFYVHGLLSFGAIVGGMIATSGDEAFVMLTLFPKTALLLFGILFVLGIVLAWVTDKVTPLLPIKPCHECKLQQVHTADTFAGFEKEDLMKNLLKISWLRLGFLAFSILFLMALTSGAIGPQNWDWKRVTMTSLIAIAAIIVGSVPEHFLREHVWNHIVKKHLWRVFLWSFFAIFLVEIGFKYWNLEAFVRNHHAWVGIIAVLIALLPESGPHLIFVMMFAQGMIPFSILLASSIVQDGHGMLPLLSYSIKDSVLIKLFNLAFGVIFGLTFYLFGF from the coding sequence ATGGTAGGTGTTTTAAAACATTCACTAATGATCACAGTGTTTGTTTTTGTGATGATGTTGATTGTTGATTTTGTGAATGTGATTACCAAAGGCAAAATGTCCTCGAGTTTGAAAACCAATCGCTGGAGTCAATATTCAATCGCTTCTTTTTTGGGAGCGACTCCCGGCTGTCTCGGAGCTTATTTGAATGTTTCATTTTACGTCCATGGCTTGCTTTCTTTCGGTGCGATAGTGGGCGGGATGATCGCAACTTCCGGCGATGAGGCATTTGTCATGTTGACGCTTTTCCCGAAAACAGCCTTGTTGTTATTCGGTATTTTGTTCGTTTTAGGTATCGTCCTTGCCTGGGTTACGGATAAGGTAACGCCACTGTTGCCCATTAAGCCATGTCACGAATGCAAGCTGCAACAAGTTCATACTGCCGATACATTTGCCGGTTTTGAAAAAGAAGATTTGATGAAAAATTTGTTGAAAATTTCGTGGCTGCGGTTGGGATTTTTGGCTTTCTCAATTTTGTTTCTTATGGCGTTAACCAGCGGCGCGATCGGGCCTCAGAACTGGGACTGGAAAAGAGTAACGATGACGAGTTTGATCGCGATTGCAGCTATCATCGTTGGTAGTGTTCCAGAGCACTTTTTGCGCGAACACGTCTGGAATCATATTGTGAAGAAACATTTGTGGCGAGTTTTTTTGTGGTCGTTTTTCGCTATTTTTCTGGTAGAAATCGGTTTCAAATATTGGAATTTGGAAGCATTTGTCAGAAATCACCATGCCTGGGTCGGAATTATTGCTGTGCTGATTGCGCTGCTGCCTGAGTCGGGTCCCCATTTGATTTTTGTAATGATGTTTGCTCAAGGAATGATTCCTTTCTCAATTCTATTAGCGAGTTCCATCGTGCAGGATGGGCATGGAATGCTTCCCTTGCTTTCTTATTCGATAAAAGATTCGGTTTTGATTAAATTGTTTAATTTGGCTTTTGGAGTCATTTTTGGTCTAACTTTTTATTTATTTGGCTTTTAA